In the Streptomyces sp. SJL17-4 genome, GGCGAGCCCTCACCGGGTCCTTCCGGCACCGCCGATACCCGGGCAGCCCCACCCGGCGGGCACCGGAATCCGTGATCCCCGCGCCGGAGCCGGCGCAGGGATCAGGAGCCGTACAACGACTGCAAGGCATGGGAACGGTCCGGCGCCAACAAGCTGGTGCGTGATGGCGTTGGAGCTGCACGGTCCTGAGCTGGCGGCCTGTTCCGTGAGCGTCCGGCAAAACACGCCGAGCTGGGCCGTGGCCTGGTACTAACCAGACCCTGGGTATGGACGCATTCGCTCAGCGGAGCGGCAATCCAGCAGCAGGGCCGAGACGAGCGGTGGAGCCGCCCCGTCTACTAGCCCTGCACACATCTCGTCTTGCGGGGAGAAGGACGCGCATGCCCGTTGCCTCAGCCCCGGATGGCCACTGCACCGAAGCCCACCGCGATCTTGTCCCTGAGCCCCGCGGATACTGCTGCCCCCACTGCCGTCGCCCCGTGCACCTCAAGCGCGGGATGCGGAGGGCGTAGCTTCCTGGGTGATCGGCTCATGGCTCACCGAGTAGGCCCCGTTCGCAGCGCGGGCTGGGAAGGCACGCCCGTGCTCAGCGTAGTCAACGAAGACGGCACCACCGAGACCGGTACTTTTCTGATCGATGAGATCGTCCGGGAGGGCGCGAGGCGGATGTTCGCCGCTGCTGTGGAGGCGGAGGTCGAGCATTCACCACGGAATGGCCCTCGCCGGCACCACATCGCCGGGGTGGCGCCAGAGGCCGCGATCGATGAGCGATGTCAGCAGGGCGGGCAGAGCAAGTCCACGGACTATCGAAGGCGCAATGGCGCACAGCTTCGCACGGCGGACAGTACCAAGGAGGCACGCTCTAACCGCGCGCCGTGGCCTGTGTCGAGCTCACGCACAGATTGAACAGAGCCCAGTGGGCCTGAGCCTCGTGCAGGTATCGGTTGCCCGACAAGACATCGCCGGCGGCGAAAGCCTGCGCCGCACGGGAGGCGTAGTGCGAGGCGGCTCGCGCGTACTGCAGGCAGCGATCGTCGTGTTCGAGCTCTGTCGGCAGTCCGCCCGGGCGGGCCGGCCGGCCCCTCTCCGTGGCGAGCTCCTGGAGTTTGTTCAGGCGGCCCAGAAGATCGGTGAGTGCCAGAGGGGAATCATCGACGTCGCCGGCTGGGGTCACACCGGCGAGCGTTGGATCCCGAGCGTCGACAGTCGAGCACAGGAGCGCCAACCGTCGAAAGCCGTCACCGACAGATACGTAGAAGTCCCCTGCCTTGTAATCGCCCGCTGTGTAGGCCACTTGCCCCTGCTCATAGAAGGCCTGGGCGGCGTCCCAGTTCGCCGTGCAGTCGACGGCGATGTCCGCCGTCTCCGGCTGTGGCGCATCGGGTGGCCGCTGCAGCAGCGCGGCGGTCCTTGCTGCACGCGCGGACTTCTCGCCTGAGGACTCTCGGCCGGTCGTCATCGCTGCTTCTTCAGTGGTTGTAGTAGGAGTTGAAACCGGGTGTCGCGAGAAACGGGAACACCTCGGTGGTGTCCACCAGCGCCGCGAACTTCTCCACGAAGTTGGTGCTTCGGTGGGTGTAGGTGAACACGGCGGTGATCACGGTTCGCACACTTGACAGTGGCGAGGGGAAGGCTTCCACGTTCGTCAGGGACGAGTTCCGGGCATGTTGTCTGGCTGTCTCCGCGTAGATTTCCGGGTAGCGCGTCGTCAGGTAATTGAGGGCGCGGTGTTCGTCGGAATTTCCGGCATTGTCTGCCAGCTGGGTAATCCTGTCGAACAGCTCACCCGCAGTCTCCTGGAACGCGCCTGCGTCGACTCCGTCGGGAGGAGGGATCTGGGCGATGAAGGACTCCGTGTCGAAGGAGTAGATCTGGTCGAAAATGACCATGGGGACGACGAGACCGCCGCACTTCTCGGACGGCGCCAAGGGACCGAGTGTGCCGATCGCCACGTCGGTGTCCGACCGGGAGGGTGAAGGACGCAGCGCCCCCAGGAGCAGATCGAGGTCCGTCTCGTCCCGGGGGACCAGCAGGTAGGTGTCCATGCCCTCTATCGTGAACACCCAGCACATCCTGCGGGCGAGGTAGCGGTTCGCCGGATCCGACAGCACCCTCTGAGCGGCCTGACTGTTGGTCAGCCTCGCGGTCTCCGCGCGGCCGGTGGCCTGGGCGAACTCCTTCTCGATGCTCAGGCTGGGAAAGCGCGCGTCGATCCGCCCGATCGCGTACACGAACTGCCGGGTCCTCGCCGGTGGTGCCGCCGTGTCGAGCTGCACATGCGAGGCTGACACCTCGGTCGGCTCCGCGGTCATCATGCTGAGCGGACTGTCCTCCGCCCCCGCAGGTGTGACCGTCGGCTCGTGGGAAGCAGCGTCTGTGTCGAGGTCCATCAGTTCTCCCGTAGGGGTGGTGAGGGGAATTCGCTAGCGAGACGTGAAGCGCACCCAGCGGTTGAGCGCGGCCGCCCTTTCGCGGCAGCTGCCACAGGGTGTGATCCCTGCCGACGCCGTCGCCCTCTTGATCGCGTCACCGAGGCCGACGTCCTCCTCGATGACGAAACCCGGTAGGCGCACCCGGAAACGGGGGGTCCGCGCATCGGATGTCGAGAGAGAGGCCTGAGCCTCGCGCCCTGCTGGCTTCGGCGATCCGTCTGCGTTCATGGCCACGGCTCCGGAACTGTCGACGACGCGGCCCGGACAAGGGTGACCGCGTTCAGCAACGGCGGAACGATCCGCCGTCTGGCGGATGGGGGACCTGACAACGCCTGAAGGAAGAGGGCGGCCGGCGCCGCGGGGGCGACCGACCACGCCAGAGCCAGTGCGCCGGTCACGAGCACTGTCGACAGGCTGGTACCGCTCAGCCACAGCACTCCGCCCCCCGGCGCGAGTGTCTCCACCGCCGCTCCCGGGGCACGCACTCCGCGGCGCCCCGCAGAGGCGCACAGATTGCCGTTCGGGAGCGGTCTCCCGGCTCCGTCGCACGATGCGACAGGAACGACGTGGGGGTGGGAGACGAGGGGCGAGCCACTGACCCGGCCCTGGTTTCCTGCCGCCGCCACCACGATGACCCCCCGCTGCGCGGCGAGGTCGAGGGCGTGTCCGAGGACCTCGACGGGAAAGCCACCGTGCTCGAATCCGGCACTGATGTTGATGATCCGCGCGCCTGCCGCGAGGCACTCCTCGACGCCATCAGCCAGGTCACGCGGTCGGGAGGTGGCCGGCCCGTACTGCTCGAAGATCGGTCGAACGAATACCCGGCAGCCAGGGCAGATACCCGGCGCGTCGCCGTTCCTTTTGGCAGCCAGGACCCCTGCCACCGCCGTCCCGTGCCGGGCTGATCGGCTGTCAGGCGGTGGTGAGTGCGGAGGAGCTAGGGCTCCCTCGGCGAAGCCTGGATGACGCGCATCCACGGGGCCGTCCAGAAGCCCGATGACGACGGAGGGGTCTCCCGCGGATGAGGACATGACGCGGTCGAGGCCCGTTGTGCGTGACCAGCTGGAGCCGACCACGGAAACTCACCTCCCGCTCGTTCGGAGCCATCGACCCGCGGATGTCCGGACTGCTTACGCACTCACGTGGCAAGGCGGAAGCGGGGAATGGAGGCACTGCGCAGTGATCTGAGCGCAATGGCAATAGCAGTTCGCGGCGTCCGGGGAAGCGGCGCAGAAGCCGGAGCACATCTGTCCGATCGCGGCGCAGTCCTCGTAGTGCCCTCCCATGGGGATGACGTCCCGCCCGCTGGAAATCCCCTGATGGTGCGCGGGGTACGTGTGGGTGCCTCGATATGATGAACATTCGGCAGTCAGCAGAGGAAACACGAGTTCCACCTCGCTCGCAGCATCCGGGGAACCAGGTCGGCGTGAGCCGTCCGTAACCGAGGTCGGGGTGGCCGTGCTCTCGGTCGCCAGTCCATACAGCTCAAGCCTAATTGGCCCAGGGCTCGTTGTCATTCTTTCGGTTGTTGAATCGGCGTCCAGATGACTGGCGTTGCCGGACCCCGGAATCCCGCTTTGTGTGTCCAGCCGCTCGGCACTCGTTTCTCGGGGCTCAGAGCCATCCCCGTGAGCACCTGCGAGCACCCGGGTGCGGTGGTCCAGCGTCTGTCCGAGGGCGGCGGCGGAGTGCGGGTGCAGTGGCGGCCAGTCGTCGACCCGGAACCGAGGTGGGTGAAGATGAAGTCATCCACGGGACGCGTGGCCTTGACGGCTCGCCGCTTCAAGGAGTGCAGCTGGTGGACCGAGCCATCGTCTGTCCACTCCTTGCCGGCCGTGACGACACCTCCGTTCAGGTTGAGCATGCCCCAGCCCGTCTACGGCAGATGGCACTGTGAGATCTGCAGGTGGATGACCGCCGCCGAACGCATGGCCGCGTAGTACATGCGGCCGAAGAACGCCTCAAGGTGCGGGCCGCGTCCTTGTTTGCCTACAGCTGTCAGCACACGGGCGACCTGGGTCGGGCTCGGCACGCAGGCCGTGGTCCGCTGCCTGCTCTTCCTCGCGGGAGAGGGAAAGCCGGCAAAGGGGTACCGCCCCTGGGGCCTGTCCGCTGCTCGTCAGTCACCGATCGACCGCCGTGAGAACGCCAGGCCATGCCCGGCAGGGGGGGATGCGGCGCAGCGCAGCCCGCTCTCCCACCTCCGAGAGGCCCGCCTTCCGTGACGGGGTCGCTGGGAGCGCAGGAACGCGCCACGGCGCAGAGAGCATCACCACGCGGCAGATGATCGGCAGATCATTCGATTAGCCGCCCGGGGGATGCTCGGTGCCTCGGAAGGAAGATTGCTCCACCCGTCGGCCCAACCAAGGCGCTGACCGGGGGCGGGGCTGCCCGACCCGTAGTTACCTCGGAAGTCCAGGCCCCTGTCCGTACGGGGCCCGTCCCGAGCGGAGTAATGGCGCCATGTCGCAGCCCCTCGCCCTCTCGGTCGACTTCGGCCAGGGATTCACGGATGCCTGGTCGGCCGTCGCCGAGTTCATCCCGAAGTTCATCGCGTTCCTCGTGATCCTGCTCATCGGCTGGTTCGTGGCGAAGGTGATCGCCAAGGTCGCCGACCGCGTGCTGCGGAAGGTCGGCTTCGAGCGGATGGCCGAGCGCAGCGGCGTCTCGAACACCCTCAAGGGGTCGAAGTACGACGCCACCGGCATCATCGCCAAGATCCTCTACTACGCGATCCTGCTGATCGCCCTCCAGCTGGCCTTCGGGGTCTTCGGCCCCAACCCGGTCAGCGTCATGATCAACGGCATCGTCGCCTGGCTGCCGAAGGCGATCGTCGCCTGCGTCATCGTCGTCGTCGCCATGGCCATCGCCCGCGCCGTCCGGGACATCATCCAGGGCGCGCTGGGCACGACATCGTCCGGGAAGGTCCTGGCCACAGCGGCCTGGGCCTTCATCGTCGGCCTCGGCGTGATCGCCGCGCTGAGCCAGGCGGGCATCGCCACCTCGGTCACCGGCCCGGTCCTCACCGCGGTCCTCGCCACGATCGCGGGCGTCGTGATCGTCGGCGTCGGCGGCGGACTCGTCACCCCGATGCGGGGCCGCTGGGAGCGCTGGCTGTCGGCCGCCGAGGTGGAGACGGGCCGCGCGAAGGAGCAGATCTCCGCGTACCAGAAGGGCCGCGAGGACGCCCGGAGCGGGATGCCGACGACGCAGGAACGGATGGAACGCGGTGCCACCCGCCGAGAGCCCCCGTCGGACCAGTTCTGACGGCGCCGCCCCGGCGGGCGGGCTTCTCCGGCCGCCCGCCGCCGCGCCGCTCGGTCAGCCGTCCGCGCGGACGTCCAGGAGGTCGTGCTCTCGGATCAGCCAGCAGACCGCCGTCAGCCGCAGGGTCGCAAAGTCGTGGCCGACCGGCTCGGCCCAGTCGACCTCAGCCAGCCAGTCGGTGAACCCGAGGACGTAATCGGCGAGCTCCCCCCGCCGGACGCTCCGGGCCTCCGGCCCCCGCTGCGCCGGGATCAGCGCGTCGCACACCGCGGCGGCATGCTGGTCGACGGCAGCCACCAGCCCCGGCTCGAAGGAGAACTCCGAGAGCCGGGGCATGTACGTGGCGGCGACGCCGACCAGCGGGCACGGGGGTGAATCACTCATCCCTCCACATTAGGCGCGTAAGAACACACTCAGACCGTGACCTTCGTCGCAGCCCCACGAGGACCTCCGCACGCACGCCGCAGTCTGGAAACGGGATCGTTGTTCAGGATGAGGTGGACGTCGAGGTCGTCGGGGACTTCCTTGTCGAGTCCGGTCAGGAACTTCTTGAACTCCACTGCCCGGTGGCGGCGGTGGAGGGAGCCGATGACCTTGCCGGTGGCGATCTCGAGAGCGGCGAGCAGAGTGGTCGTGCCGGCGCGGACGTAGTCGTGGCTGCGGCGTTCGGGGACACCGGCACCATCGGCAGGACCGGCTGAGACCGGTCCCGTGCCTGGATCTCATCCACGCAGAGGACCAGGGCCTTCTCCGGTGGGTCGAGGTAGTGGCCGACGACGTCGCGGACCTTGTCAGAAGGTCGTCCACGCCTTTCTGCGCAGCAGCGTATGCAGCCAAGCTCCGCAGCACTTCCCAACCACGCGAGGGGCCGGATGCGGTCACACCTAGCCGGTGCCGGTCCGCACCTATCTCCCTGCCAAACGACTCCAGACTCTGCACGCACTGCCAGATCGAGTCCGGCACCACATCCAGACCCGAAACGCCGCCGCACAGACTCAGCCCCGCTTCTCGAACCCGGTCGTAACGGCGTCGAAGTCCTTCAGCCGGTTGGTCGCCCGCTCCGCGGTCCAAGCCCTGGCGGCTTTCTCTCTCGTGGCGAGGGTAGGTGTTCCCAGAAGCTGTCAGGCCCACAGATGACACCGACCGCCCGCTCTGGGCGGCCGCCCGGCCGGGCGGACCTTCGAAGTCTCGCCGCCCGTGGCCGGCCAGGGGAGCCCACAGGTCAGGATCCTCCTCAGGTGCTGCTGAGCCTGACCACATCCCCCGCCGGTCCGCCTGCGCGGACCGCGATCCGGACGCCGGTGTCCGGGTCGGTGAAGGTCTGGCCCGGCTGGAACGCCGCGAGGTCGAGCTGCGTGCAGCCGGCGGGCGGCGTCGTGGACGGGTTGGCGCTCATGACGCGCACCGGGCCCTCGCCGGTCGGGGTCGCGGAGTCGATCCGGTAGATGAGGACACCGCTGGAACAGGCGGAGCGGTCGTTGCGTACAGGGCGGCGGGACTCGGCGACGTACGCCGTGGTCTCACCAGTGCGCAGTACGGCGATCTTGGTGCCGCCGGGACGCTCCACGGGAGCCAGGCGTACAGTGCGGTGTCCGCGGCCCGCGAGGCAGGCGACCTGTCGGTCACGAGTCCAGCCCAGCTTCCACGAGTGCCAGCCCAGGAACTGCGGGGCGGCCCCCGCGATGTCCCCCATGACGTCCCAGCCGCCCGCGTGCTGGTGGGTGGGGCCGGTGAAGGAGTAGAGGTCGGGCAGCCCGAAGGTGTGACCGGTCTCGTGAGCGACGACCTTGTGACCCCAGCGCCACATGTCCTGGCCGAAGGTCACGGCCCACTTGAGGCGGGTGCCGTCGGCGGCCACGCCGGCGGTGGCGGGGTCGTAGAGGTAGGTCGGGGAGAACGGGATCGCGGCCGCCGTCCGGGTGGGAACGATGTAGACCATGTCGTAGCGGGAGAAGTCCGCGTACGGGTCGGCGGCGGCGATCGCGTCGCGCACGTACTTCTCGTGGGCCTCGAAGGTGAGGCCGCGCGCGAAACCGTACGAGGTCGAGTCCGCCGGCATGCGGACCCACCGGTGCAAGGGGGTGACGGAGAGGCGGAGGCGGCCGTAGCTGGCCGTGCGCATCCAGTCGGCGGCGGGGGCGAGATGGGCGGCGTACGGCTCGGTGGTGTCGGTGGCCGGTGCGTCGGGGAAGTCGACGTACACGGTGAGGACACGGCGGGTTCCGGTGGCCGGCTGGAACTGGACGCGGTCGGTGTCGTGGCCTTCGTCCGTCCAGCCGGTCCGGCCGGGCAGCGCGCAGTCGGCGGAACGGAGTGGCACGACGGACGACGCGGTCGCGTGCGCCGCTGGCACGGTGATCAGGCACGGGGTGAGGGCGACGGCGGCGGCGAGGGAACGCAGGCGGGGCAGGGCGGACATGGCTCTCCTGTCGCGGGCGGAGGGAGGGGCAGAACACGGCGAGGGGTTACGCGCGGCCTGCGGCCAGGTCCATCAGACGGGCGAGGACGCGTCCGCCGGAGCTGGAGACGCCGTCGTGCTCCCACTCGTTGGTGACCCAGACGCGGGTGGATCCGACCTCGCGTGCCGTGTGCAGCGAGAGGCCGGCGTCGACGTACATGTCGTCGTGGTAGACGATCGCGGCGAGCGGGATCTCGTTGGCGGCGAGGCGGTGCGGGTCGTAGAGGGGGGGCCAGTCGGTCCGGGCGGCCAGTAGGTCGGCGGCGTCGGCGAAGGGGCGAAGGCCCGTGATCTCGCTGAACATCCAGGGGTAGATCATCTCGCCGGTGAGCAGCAGGGGATCGGCGTCTGCGGCGAACTCGCCGCATGTGGTGAGGGCTCGGGAGGCCGACCAGCCGGTGGGGCCGGCGCCCTGCCCGTACAGGGTCTCCTGCATGACGGCGAAGAGCGGGTTGTCGGTGAAGCCCGTCAGCGTCATGACCTGGTGGAGGAAGGTGTCGGTCGGTGCGCCGTCCGGGTCGAGGGCTTCGTCGAGCAGCCAGTGCAGGCGCTCGAATCCGTCCCCCATGCCGAG is a window encoding:
- a CDS encoding M6 family metalloprotease domain-containing protein, coding for MSALPRLRSLAAAVALTPCLITVPAAHATASSVVPLRSADCALPGRTGWTDEGHDTDRVQFQPATGTRRVLTVYVDFPDAPATDTTEPYAAHLAPAADWMRTASYGRLRLSVTPLHRWVRMPADSTSYGFARGLTFEAHEKYVRDAIAAADPYADFSRYDMVYIVPTRTAAAIPFSPTYLYDPATAGVAADGTRLKWAVTFGQDMWRWGHKVVAHETGHTFGLPDLYSFTGPTHQHAGGWDVMGDIAGAAPQFLGWHSWKLGWTRDRQVACLAGRGHRTVRLAPVERPGGTKIAVLRTGETTAYVAESRRPVRNDRSACSSGVLIYRIDSATPTGEGPVRVMSANPSTTPPAGCTQLDLAAFQPGQTFTDPDTGVRIAVRAGGPAGDVVRLSST
- a CDS encoding DUF6401 family natural product biosynthesis protein; translation: MSDSPPCPLVGVAATYMPRLSEFSFEPGLVAAVDQHAAAVCDALIPAQRGPEARSVRRGELADYVLGFTDWLAEVDWAEPVGHDFATLRLTAVCWLIREHDLLDVRADG